gctttttcttcaattatttaagtttggaaattttatttttttgtccatttcttctaatttctaatgtttctttaatttatgtttttttcaaggcggaagaaaatgatggcgagccggttgatgatctcgccctaatgaagagggcgtataccaacaagaagaccggccagattgatgacggtcttgtgagggaagtggtcagccTGGTCCAatctcaggtgcaagacgaagtgtctcagcttcaaaccgaggatgacgcttcgacggcttcgaccaacttgtcccggtttcgaatcaacgaaatcgttgaatccgtaagttccttttttaaaagttcaattcatttatttcttgatttaaatttgtaaatttggctattttctatatcagtcggttccaaagaagaagggacatttggtcggtttgggtcgtcgcacccggtcggttcctccttcttctgcaccaccgccatttgttgatccagaagtacttacggctcagttgaaggacaaggatgatcgcatatctttgttggagacacagatggcggctcaacaggtgggctatgaggcacagaggaggctgaaccagcaaatgatggagatgatgcagaggatgtacccgaacgtgccagacccgtagttttttttttcaaaaactcggaatgttttatttttatttgtacaactttgaatattaactaatatgatttcaattttaattttaattttatattttcgaatttaaatttcaaaaattttatttttaaattttttttttttttaaattccgaggaaatgaacccttggaatataccgagggacatgttcctcggaatataccgagggactcattcctcggaatattccgagggacgggtccctcggaatattccgagggacccgttcctcggaattttccgagggacccgttcctcggaattttccgagggctccgttcctcggaaattcccgatgaaaattccgaggaacatttcgtcgaaacttctgaggattggaccatcggaaattccatcgaaatatcccgaggaagttctccctcggtatattccgaggagctttccgacgaactggtggtcctcggagtttcctcagaaatttatttcctcggaattccgtcggaaaattccgagggatttccgaggaaaaatgaatttccgaggacttgttttgtcggtatgtcgtcggaataacgttattccgacgacataccgacgattttttccctcagtatgtcgttgttttcttgtagtgggtgcttgctccaaatatctccaaaatgctccaaaatcatcacttatctccaaaacattcctgatcttataaatataataaatagactctataataatataattattagtaaaaacacctataaactatggataaaaatgggtcaaatccatagtctatcaactcccccagacttacccttttgcttggcctcaagcaaaacaaacaggcagtctctctgaaagaggttttaaaaacagcagggactcacatgatttaaaacttagaatcatcacctctacaatattgcaatccacatctaagaagtcctaatcacaaaagtacatcataccatatcctagcttagcaaccaaattcatctagccaacaacttagcataatcttgtctttcatttccctctaccaacctcatttcttagcataaaataaaagtgaaggctttaccttgggagtatcgatcacaggattctaggattttcaaacaagtatttggacctgcaggtaaacattagttcatatcctctctctctactaattttttCTCTTGGTCAAAGTGTGCTTATATGCAAGATCATTAACCAAGTTTAGAgagacttccatgaatcaagccttaatggtggttgccaccaagtcctgttcacttctttttgacctatatcctaggattatttatgaagcaagccttaatggttgtagccacatAGTCCTGTTCTAATATTTTACCtatgaaattattataaagcAAACTTTAATGATTGTAGCCACAAAGTCCTGTTCGAATttcttcctaataaatctctaatataataatttttttatataatctatatttcgaaaatagagagagaaagagtgataaatctatatacacaatGCTTTACCTTCcaaacttgtttgaagaatcctatctcatgtataccaagccccaagacaagcagttgtgtcaagtttagtgttggaggtcaccTTTGGTTCCAtcaaaacaatcttagcaagagtggatagttgacaggttgatccactttagtatctttagtactatctgcaattagtaagtctagaatggtgctaaagagtggttagatatctagcaaaaatctataagttcataatccccttcttgactcaataataacttaatttgaaaacatttttaataagtctaataagtaaataaatatcagtaaacctccccccagacttaaactacattgtccccagtgtaaattcagtcggagttatggtaaAAATAagtcataaggactcaatgtaacaagtaggaacgatataccagactgGAATAGATGTCGACagatgtaaggatgttgatgTCGGTCGACGCAGGTaaggcaatgtcgatcgatgtcgacttgTTCGCATCGGTCGATACAGATGGCaattgtcgatcgatattagcttctgagtgtcgatcgacgttgatgttggcatgtcgatcgattcggACATTGTCAGAgttgggcggatgtgggtgttttgttgcgaactcctcgtgagttagaATCTTCACGACATTGCAAGACGTGGTTGACTCCATAGGCGTTGTCGATCGAAGCTCTGGTACTCCTGTCGACCGATTTGAGTtggtgtatgtcgatcgatgctcggtGTCTGGTATCGATCGAAACCAATGTGACCCGCtaaaactcatcaaactttctacctcgaaatcgccttcttgcagcttctcttccttcaccacttgccaaaagtCATCCTCAAtaatggcattcacgtggtgcttcatcacatcatcccctactcCTCTTGTTGAATCTTCCTGCCTCCTAAATAGCATCTCCTGTCTGCACAACTTGTATCTCCACCTTCTTCACATGagagctcaaagtctcaaactttgtgttcagattggtgtagacagaatcaatcttcccattgaagtccacgtTCATTCGCTGAtgtgcctcaagaaccctatcgagcatctcttcaatcttgctctcttgagtaggcggcggtggcttctggtagtaggaacttccaAAATTTATGTTGTTTCTGTAGCTGTTGttatagggtttctggtactgcgaattttggttgaagttactcctATTTTCATAGGAGTttttgtttccaccctggtttccttGGAATCCAGCTCCACCAATGTAgtttacttcttcttcctctggtctaccctctacagcttctgcatcttcaacaaagCTAACCTGCTTCTTGaaaagcttgtgaacactgtccaattttgccttcacctcatccatctgatcatttccaaggatggtggcagatctcttcctctcaaaatcagtgttcttggtgataTTActagatgctaggttttcaatcaccttgactgcctcctctggattcgtggtgttgaagtttccattgctggaagcatcaagatccatctggtactgcaccgtgatgcctctgtagaaagtactgagtagttgtacttcattgaatccgtggtgtggacaatTTCTCTGGTAGGACTTGAATCTGACCcaagagcctctgaatgattctgcaggctcctgagtgaatgtagcaatatTGCTCCTCAAGTCCTCAGCacgcgcctcatcaaagaaattgcataagaatgcatttttgatgtcgctccaggatttaagagatcctggttgtaactgcttgagccaatgcagagcctctccagcaagtgaaattCTGAAAAGCTTGCATAATAGGTAGtcctcagagactccctcgaccCTAATAGCAGAActcagatcctcgaacctctccaaatggtccataggatgctcgttgGATAGTCCATGGTAGGGTAACAGTCCcacaagtgtgtagtactgcgctttcaactcaaaatccctctcAATGGTGGGAGGAaggatggctgatctgttggggTAGTagcgatctggacggttgtagtcagccaacgtccTGGGTTGGGCAGCCCCATCTACATGTAAGGTAGTACCTGTAGTAGTAGCATCaggctcagggattgcagccccctgagcatctattctctgacctgctgcattacgcagatgacccttcTGGTCATGAAGGTCTCCATTGTTGTCCCGAATAAGTATCAAaggcgcaaccatgtctcgcggttcagtatcgatcgatgtccgagatggaatgtcgatcgattttgggTGAAGGGTATCGGTCGACGGAAGGTTTGTGTTGTTGATCGACAGGGGTGAGCGAGAATCGGTCGACAGGActggtgtctgggtcgacggtggttgagcGGAATCGAGCGACACGGAAGTGTTGTTGTCGGTCGATAGGGAGCGCGCTTCCTTACGGATCGTGCGTTCtaaacttgcaggatctggtgagaatatcaATTggattccttgttgcttctggtactactgggcatgtacctgaaaatcctaGAAAAATATTCTGTCagaaaacttaacaaaaattagaaaataggcGACCAAAGCTCCCCGGcgacggcgccaaatttgatacctctcaaattaccctaatgagtgatttatactctctcaaataagaggtcgagttgtagtacttagggatcgaattcacagggagctagggaacctaaggattctaatatgatttgttaatcAAAGATGctttaagagttttaaaagtaaattgtagttttatattgaacaagtgtttgttcttttttttttttttttttttttttttttgaaacagaacaagtgtttgttcaatagcaggtttttggggttttggtgcttaaaaaggaaatagctagacttagggtttttattcgggaaagttggaattataatcctatagatgcctaatgagttgcatgcatgataatgtaaagctcaactatttgatcaacaagtctttcggCTCTTGCGGGCATTGACatgttgtctattaactagatctatgatctcaactctcgttatattgatatatagaaagtgtcgatcgatattccaatgggcgtatcgatcgatacaccttttgcaccgtcgatcgattattcaagtgtgatatcgattgacgcgctctagtcaagctttatgtgcaggttgaatgaatgcttactaagctcactagatcagctctcgccttgctcatagcaagaaatatatctctattagaatgttttcaggatgagaattaagctattgcttttatcaatcaatgcaagggcaggttctaggtagctaatctagacacagacattaatgaacaatcctgaagatgattatcacaattcagcaatctatagttgaggctaatccctcctaacctatttaaaccctaaaatctaacaagagaactactcagacatggctaagcaattcatagcagcagttaagtataaaaacttcatagaataataatatagatattaatggagttccaatcacaaattataactttggatcttctctcctatctatcaataaaacaatgaaacacaaagaaatcacactttgcctctaacatagcggcaaagcttatataattagggtaaaaattcgtcaggggcaatcttgtaaaatagtgaaatcttgggcttcaagttggctgtgaccaaacgggcttcctGCACGCTTCACTGTCAATCGACACCATGtcttgtgtatcgatcgattctagctctccaatatcgactgatagtcgatctcgatggtcatctcgggtgcttgctccaaatatctccaaaatgctccaaaatcatcacttatctccaaaacattcatgatcttataaatataataaatagactctataataatataattattagtaaaaacacctataaactatggatgaaaatgagtcaaatccatagtcCATCAACTACTTTAAACCTATTTAAAGCACGCTCGTACTTGAAGGCTTTCTCAAGCATCAAGTATGTCGAGTTCCATCTATGTTGAACATCCAATGACAGTGTCTCTGATCTTGGACAATGCACCACTGATAACACTTAAACCATCTTGCACTATAAGGTTTAAGATGTGTGCGCAACATCAGACATGAAAAAACTCTCCTTTACACAACAGATTATCATCTAAATTCAGCCGATCCTTCAAAATTTATTCCATACAGTCGTTAGCTGTAGCATTATCGAGAGTTAAAGTGAACACTTTTTTCTCAATGCCCCACTCCTTCAAACATTCATGAATTTTACTAGCTAAAGCATCACCGGTGTGTGGAGGAAGCAGATTACAGAATGACAAAATCTTGCTGTGCAAAATCCACTTCTAATCAACATAATGTGCCGTCAAAACTATATATCCATCTCCAGAGACTGAAGAAATACGAACAATCAGAAGTCAGACACACCATACTAGGAATATTTACTAACTCCGACTTCAACTTCTGTTTTTCCTTCTCCCAAGTCTTAACTACATCAGCTGCAGCAGTGTTTCTAGTGTAACACTTATAATCTGGATTCAAATAACTAAGATAATCTCTAAGTTCTTCATAACATAAAGGAAAGGAAGATTATGTCTAATAATCACTCGACTAAACTTTTCCCTAGCAACTTTATCATCAAACTTCCTTTCCTTTCTAACATTCAAACTATTTGAGCATTTCTCGGCATGACGTTTCAAATTAGATGTTCCACTAGTTGGCAACCACACATAGTTCTTTGGACACTTTTTTACAATATGCTCCCTCTTGGCCATTCTCATCTTTTTCTATTGTAAAAATAATCTCAAGCAGTTGATCTCTTAGCTCTTTTTGAATGATTAGAACTTACTAGAGCCGATTGTGATGCACTTGTGGATGATTGGCCACCACTGTTTAGAAGATCTTCTTCATTATTCATCATCTTCGTTGATGCCAAATTTGTTGACACCTTGCTGCTACAAGTGTTCCACAAACATGCAAAGGCTAGTGATACCCGTCAACATAAAGAAAGTCTATTAGCACTGTGAAGAGATAGAGTCAAAGAATACTCTTCCAGCcacaaataaaataaagcttGAAAGTCTACAATTGTTTCTTCATAAACTAGTCAAAATCTGAATTTCAACAAGCATAATTTCAACAAGAACATAATTTGTGATTCCATGAACTTCCAGTAGAGCAAAAAGCATTTTCCAATAAGAATATATCAAACCAGAAACTATATATCAAAGAAACCATCTTAAGCCATGAGAGTCGAAACTCAAATACAATCCATAAAATAGAGACTAATGAGTTTGTCGATAGATTCAAACCCATAAAAATCCACTTCAGTTAATCCCAAATCATCGAAATCAGTGACCCATAAAGCTAAATTGAAGAAAAATATAGTTTGACTCACAAGGAAGATGAGTTGTTGTGTTGTGATCGACAACCCAAAATCAACGACCCAAAAGGTGTGATCGATGTCGTGATCGATGATGAAGGTCTAGCGAGATCGAAAAAAGAGATCAAGTCTcatgaaataagaaaaaagagagagaaagacgaAAAAAAGAACGTGTGTGAAAAAATTGGTTTGGTCCAACTCAATGTTAATCCAACTCACTAAACCCACTAACCCATAAAAACCATTAATCCATTAAAATCCAAATTATTAACTCATTAGAACCATTGGTTAATTTGGTTTAGATCAATCCATTAATCACGAcctattttgacatatataatatatattttgataacaCAAAGAAGAGAATTTTCCCATTGGTTTgctctaatatatatattaaaatattaaaattctctcaaattctcttaaaattaaaaatattttctaataaatatcgtaaaacaaaaatattattttaaacaaattatttattttatagattttaaatatttaagttaaaaTAAAACCCAGAATTTGATCCCATAATATAATTCTGTTAATATACCGCAGTCGTTATCACTATCACTGGTATATGAATATTCTGTTCTGCAGATTTGAGTACAGATCTCAGTGCGTtcgtatatatattgtttttgtcaGTAAAGATAATCTTTTCGTTATTTAGAGAGATTCAGAGAGAAATGGCTTCATATTCTTCGTCCTCTCTTTCTAGAATCTCAACTCTCCAGAATCATATCTCCCCTCTTGAAGCCAACAACAAGGTTTCTCTCTATAATAAAAGGATTATCCATCTTTTTCCTCTGATCTTGATTTGCTTTCTCTTCGCAGCTACGGAGTCTGGTCAAGATATCTCCACAAGTGTCTGAAGCCATAGCCAGTGGACGTGCTGTGGTCGCTCTTGAGTCAACCATTATCTCACATGGTTTGTTTTGTCCAATCCATTGCTAtgctttttgtttggtttctaaTTGGATTCTTGGATCTTTGGTCTGATTTTCAACTGTGCATTGTTGTAGGGATGCCTTACCCTCAAAACCTGCAAACAGCAAAAGAGGTGGAGTCAATTGTGAGAGAGAATGGAGCAGTCCCTGCAACAATAGCTATATTAAACGGAGTACCTTGCATAGGTGAGTTCATTTCGGTTGAATCAATAATATCCTGAAAACCCAACTTGGATATAGAAACTCTTCATTAGGTAAAGGAAAAGGATTGATTATAAAGCAGTAGAGACTCTTTCGGTGTTTTCTTTTCCTTATAGATGCTGATTACAGGTCTGAACGAAGAAGAACTAGAACGTCTTGCATCTCTGGGCAAAAGTGTCCAAAAGACTGCAGGCAGGGACATACCACATGTTGTGAGTCACCACTCTATATGTGCCTCTCTACTTATTGCAGAGTATACAATCGACAACATACGACTTGCTTATTCTTAAGCTTAAGTTTGTTTTCATACTCGTCATGAAATCAAATTGCATGAAGCTAGCTTCTTTAACCTACCTTACTCCAAACTAGCTTTTTCTAGACGAACAAGTCAATTGTTCTTCCATATATTACATACATTGTTTTACCTCAGGTGGCGACAAGAGGAGATGGTGCAACTACAGTCTCTGCAACGTTGTTTTTTGCTTCAATGGTAACTCAACTTGTTGATAGATCTTTCATAAGTAACATTGGTGTATCATTTGTATCCAAAGCGTTTTGTTTGTTGTAGGTTGGCATCCAAGTCTTTGTAACCGGCGGGATAGGAGGTGTGCATAGACATGCCAACCATAGTAAGATTCATGTCCATTTTCTACTTTTTAGTTCCAAATTTTCATTTACTTGGTTAGAAACTCTGTTTAGATGATTCTGTTGAGTACTGTCAAAGCCAATATGCACTCCTTATGCGCTGCTATATTGTGTGTTGTGATTCAGCTATGGACATATCATCTGATCTTACTGCACTAGGAAGGACTCCTATAGCTGTGATATCAGCAGGCGTTAAATCAATACTTGATATCCCAAAGACTCTTGAATATTTGGTATATATAAATCCCTTGTCAATGCATTAATTATTAGTCAACATTTAAGAGTTAAGTTTTCACCGGAGCTCTTCATTGATAATGCAGGAAACTCAAGAAGTGTATGTTGCTGCATACAAGAGCGATGAGTTTCCAGCATTTTTCACAGAGAAAAGCGGCTGTAAGGTGCAAAAGTTGTCCATTAGCACTGAACTCAATCACTTAGTTCCTACTTAGATATTTAGTTCTGATGACTTCTGTAGGCACCTTCCCGAGTTGATAGCCCTGAAGACTGTGCTCGAGTAATAGGCAAGAGAGTGGACTGtctcagaattttatttttttcagtaaCATATGAGCTTTGAGATCTTACCACCTTGAAAAAAACTGCTTTTGACTCAGATGCAAACATGAAGTTAAACCGTAAGGCGGGGATTCTATTCGCTGTTCCAATCCCAAAACAGCATTCAGCTGCCGGAAATCTTATCGAATCAGCAACACAGCGTGCTCTTACAGAAGCAAGGTCATAAGAATACTTTTAAGGgctttgctttctttttcttattttgtcaAGAGTCTGAAATCTGAGTTTGGTTTTGGCCAGGGAACAAAACGTTACTGGAAATGCCGAAACTCCATTCTTACTCTCACGTGTAAATGAGTTAACTGAAGGCACCTCACTTGCAGCAAGTATCCTTTCTTTATAGGTTCCCTTAGTTCAGAAATTTATTATCTGTATCCAAATCCAAACCCTTTCAGAAACAGCATTGTAGATCTTGAGTTCCTTGACACAGTTTCAGATATTGCGCTTGTGAAAAACAATGCCCTTATCGGTTCTCAAATTGCAGTAGCGCTTTCTCAGCTGGTATGAGCTTCCTTATCAACCTCAGACTCAGGCTCAGGTTCATGATTCAGGACTGGTCAAAGATCTTTTAGATTGGTAGTAATCTAGTGTTTTAATGTTGCTTATGAAATATTGTTTcttgcccaaaaaaaaactcttttttaacaaactttcacatgttatatgaatatttttatatcatgGGGAACCTGATCTGTCTCCTTGTGCAACGTTCTCTAAAGAATAAACTAttgtattatta
This Brassica napus cultivar Da-Ae chromosome C6, Da-Ae, whole genome shotgun sequence DNA region includes the following protein-coding sequences:
- the LOC106402769 gene encoding pseudouridine-5'-phosphate glycosidase encodes the protein MASYSSSSLSRISTLQNHISPLEANNKLRSLVKISPQVSEAIASGRAVVALESTIISHGMPYPQNLQTAKEVESIVRENGAVPATIAILNGVPCIGLNEEELERLASLGKSVQKTAGRDIPHVVATRGDGATTVSATLFFASMVGIQVFVTGGIGGVHRHANHTMDISSDLTALGRTPIAVISAGVKSILDIPKTLEYLETQEVYVAAYKSDEFPAFFTEKSGCKAPSRVDSPEDCARVIDANMKLNRKAGILFAVPIPKQHSAAGNLIESATQRALTEAREQNVTGNAETPFLLSRVNELTEGTSLAANIALVKNNALIGSQIAVALSQLV